The genomic region AGGTTACTGCCGAAATGCACCTTGCCATCGGCCTGGGTGAAAATCCCCATCTTCGCCAACCACTGCTCGAACTCCGGCGCCGGCTTCAGGCCCAGGGTCTGGCGGGCATAAAGGGCATCGTGGAACGAGGTGGTCTGGTAGTTGAGCATGATGTCGTCGGAGCCGGGAATCCCCATGATGAAGTTGATCCCGGCCACGCCGAGCAGGGTCAGCAGGGTATCCATGTCGTCCTGGTCGGCTTCGGCATGGTTGGTGTAGCAGATATCGCAGCCCATGGGCACGCCCAGCAACTTGCCACAGAAGTGGTCTTCCAGGCCGGCGCGGATAATCTGTTTGCCGTTGTACAGATATTCCGGGCCGATGAAGCCGACCACGGTGTTGACCAGAAATGGCTTGAAGTGCCGGGCCACGGCGTAGGCGCGAGTTTCGCAGGTCTGTTGGTCGACGCCGAAGTGGGCGTTGGCCGACAACGCGCTGCCCTGGCCGGTCTCGAAATACATCAGGTTCTGGCCGAGGGTGCCGCGATTGAGGCTCAGGCCGGCGTCGTAGCCTTCCTGGAGGATCTTCAAACTGATGCCGAAACTGGCGTTGGCCGCCTCGGTGCCGGCGATGGATTGGAACACCAGGTCCAGCGGCACGCCTCGGTTGATCGCCTCGATGGAGGTGGTGACGTGGGTCAGCACGCAGGCTTGAGTCGGGATTTCGTAGCGTTTGATCACCGCGTCGAGCATCTGCAGCAGATCGCAGATCGAACTCAGGCTGTCGGTGGCCGGGTTGATGCCGATCATCGCGTCGCCGTTGCCGTAGAGCAGGCCGTCGAGAACGCTGGCTGCGATGCCGGCCGGATCGTCGGTCGGATGGTTGGGTTGCAGGCGGGTCGACAGTCGCCCGCGCAGACCCAGGGTGCCACGGAATTTCGTCACCACGCGGATCTTCTGCGCCACCAGCACCAGGTCCTGGACGCGCATGATCTTGGAGACCGCAGCGGCCATTTCCGGGGTCAGTCCAGGGGCGAGGGCGCGCAGGCTCTGTTCGTCGGCGGCGTCGCTGAGCAGCCAGTCGCGCAGGCCGCCGACGGTCAGGTGGCTGACGGCAGCGAAGGCCTGCTTGTCGTGGGTGTCGACGATCAGCCGGGTGACTTCGTCGGATTCATAGGGAATCAGCATTTCCTCGAGGAAATGCTTGAGGGGAATATTGGCCAAGGTCATCTGGGCTGCGACCCGTTCGCCGTCGTTCTGTGCGGCGACGCCAGCGAGAAAATCGCCGGAACGGGCGGGACTGGCCTTGGCCATGACCTCCTTGAGGCTGTCGAAGCGATAGGTCTGGGCGCCGACGGAATGGGCGAATGTGGCCATGGGCGGTGTCCTCCTGAATCTGGGGTGGCGATAACGCTATCTTGTGGGAGCGGCCGGCCGTTCGCGGACAGCGGAGTGTCGTGCACAAAACGGGCGTGCGACGCTCCTACAGTCCCGAGGTGTTCCGTGTTCCTATGTTTCGTGTTCGGTGTTCGGTGTTCGGTGTTCGGTGTTCCGGGGCAGGGCGTGGTACGCCCTGCGCTGGTGCAATTCAGTCACCGGTCAGCATAGCGTCTGCCGGCGCCTGCGAGCGCTGGCTGGCGGTCAACTGGAAGTAGATGAAGCCCGCCACCATGAAACCCAGGAAAATCAGGCCGATCAGGGTGTTGAACCAGGCCATCGCCACCAGGCAGACCAGGGCCAATGCAAGGGCGATGCCGGGCACGATCGGATAACCCGGCGCGCGGAAGGTACGCTCCAGGTTCGGCTCGCTGCGCCGCAGCTTGAACAGGCTCAGCATACTGATGATGTACATGACGATCGCACCGAATACCGACATGGTGATCATCGCCGCCGTCAGGCTCATGCCCTGCAGGTTGACCAGGCCGTCGCTGTAGATCGCCGCGATGCCGATCACCCCACCCACGAGGATTGCCCGGTGCGGGGTACGAAAACGCGAGAGCTTGGCCAGCGACTGCGGCAGGTAGCCGGCCCGGGCGAGTGCGAAGAACTGACGCGAGTAGCCGAGAATGATCCCGTGGAAGCTCGCCACCAGGCCGAACAGGCCGATCCACACCAGCATGTGCATCCAGCTCGAGTTGTTGCCGACCACCGCTTTCATGGCCTGGGGCAGCGGGTCGTTGATGTTCGACAGTTGGCGCCAGTCGCCGACGCCACCGGCCATCACCATCACGCCGATGGCCAGGAACACCAGGGTCAGGATGCCGCTGACATAGGCCTTGGGAATGGTGCGTTTGGGGTCCTTGGCTTCTTCGGCGGCCATGGCCGCGCCTTCGATGGCGAGGAAGAACCAGATGGCGAAGGGGATGGCGGCGAAGATACCGGGGATCGCGTCCAGGCTGAAGGTGCTCGACCCCGACCAGCCATTGAGCACGAAGTTGCTGAAGCTGAAGCCCGGCGCGACCACGCCCATGAAGACCAGCAGCTCGGCCACCGCCAGCACGGTGACCACCAGCTCGAAGGTCGCGGCGATGCTGACGCCGAGGATGTTCAGGGTCATGAAGACGATATAGGCGCCCACGGCGGCGATCTTCGGATCGAGGCCGGGATACTGCACATTGAGATAGGCGCCAATGGCCATGGCAATTGCCGGTGGGGCGAAGACGAATTCGATCAGGGTGGCGATCCCGGCGATCAGGCCGCCTTTTTCGCCGAAGGCACGACGGCTGTAGGCAAAGGGGCCGCCAGCGTGGGGAATAGCGGTGGTGAGTTCGGTGAAACTGAAGATGAAACAGGTGTACATGGTCGCCACCATCAAGGCGGTGACGAGGAACCCCAGGGTCCCGGCGGTGCCCCAGCCATAACTCCAGCCAAAGTATTCACCGGAGATCACCAGGCCGACCGCGATACCCCACAGGTGCAGGGTACCGAGGGTCGGTTTGAGTTCGGTTTGGGTTGTCATAAGTCCTCGCTTGTCTTTCTTATTGTTTGGTTGTTGGACTTTCGGGTGTCGATTTGCTGTACAGCGTGCACGCAGAGCCCGTGCCGGTGTGGCCAGGCGTTATGTTGGGGGCAGGATGGGCCCATTCGCGGGCAAGCCCGCGAATGGGCTTTCAGGAGTTAGAAGAACCCGAGCGGATTGATGTCGTAGCTCACCAGCAGGTTCTTGGTCTGCTGGTAGTGGTCGAGCATCATCTTGTGGGTTTCACGGCCTACACCGGACTTCTTGTAGCCACCGAACGCGGCATGCGCCGGGTACAGGTGGTAGCAGTTGGTCCACACGCGACCGGCCTTGATCGCCCGGCCAACGCGGTAGGCGCGGTTGATGTCGCGCGTCCACAGGCCGGCACCGAGGCCGAACTCGGTGTCGTTGGCAATCGCCAGGGCTTCGGCTTCGTCCTTGAAGGTGGTGATGCTCACCACCGGGCCGAAGATCTCTTCCTGGAACACGCGCATCTTGTTGTTGCCCTTGAGCAGCGTCGGCTGGATGTAATAGCCGCTGGACAGATCACCGTCGAGTTTCTGCACCTGGCCGCCGGTCAGCAGTTGTGCGCCTTCCTGCTTGGCGATTTCCAGGTACGAGAGGATCTTGTCGAACTGCTGCTCGGAGGCCTGGGCGCCGACCATGGTGTCGGTGTCCAGCGGGTCGCCACGCTTGATCTGTTCGACCTTCTTCATCACTGCCTGCATGAATTCGTCGTAGATCGACTCCTGCACCAGGGCGCGGGATGGGCAGGTGCACACTTCACCCTGGTTGAAGAACGCCAGCACCAGGCCTTCGGCGGCCTTTTCGATGAAACTCGGCTCGGCCTGCATGATGTCTTCGAAGAAGATGTTCGGCGACTTGCCGCCCAGTTCCACGGTGGAAGGGATGATGTTCTCGGCGGCGCATTTCATGATGTGCGAGCCGACCGGGGTCGAGCCGGTGAAGGCGATCTTGGCGATGCGCTTGCTGGTGGCCAGGGCTTCGCCGGCTTCCTTGCCGAAACCGTGCACCACGTTCAGTACGCCGGGCGGCAGCAGGTCGCCGATCAGTTCCATCAGCACGCAGATGCCTAGCGGGGTCTGCTCGGCAGGCTTGAGCACCACACAGTTGCCGGCGGCCAG from Pseudomonas asplenii harbors:
- a CDS encoding ethanolamine ammonia-lyase subunit EutB encodes the protein MATFAHSVGAQTYRFDSLKEVMAKASPARSGDFLAGVAAQNDGERVAAQMTLANIPLKHFLEEMLIPYESDEVTRLIVDTHDKQAFAAVSHLTVGGLRDWLLSDAADEQSLRALAPGLTPEMAAAVSKIMRVQDLVLVAQKIRVVTKFRGTLGLRGRLSTRLQPNHPTDDPAGIAASVLDGLLYGNGDAMIGINPATDSLSSICDLLQMLDAVIKRYEIPTQACVLTHVTTSIEAINRGVPLDLVFQSIAGTEAANASFGISLKILQEGYDAGLSLNRGTLGQNLMYFETGQGSALSANAHFGVDQQTCETRAYAVARHFKPFLVNTVVGFIGPEYLYNGKQIIRAGLEDHFCGKLLGVPMGCDICYTNHAEADQDDMDTLLTLLGVAGINFIMGIPGSDDIMLNYQTTSFHDALYARQTLGLKPAPEFEQWLAKMGIFTQADGKVHFGSNLPPAFRQALEQLG
- the eat gene encoding ethanolamine permease, which translates into the protein MTTQTELKPTLGTLHLWGIAVGLVISGEYFGWSYGWGTAGTLGFLVTALMVATMYTCFIFSFTELTTAIPHAGGPFAYSRRAFGEKGGLIAGIATLIEFVFAPPAIAMAIGAYLNVQYPGLDPKIAAVGAYIVFMTLNILGVSIAATFELVVTVLAVAELLVFMGVVAPGFSFSNFVLNGWSGSSTFSLDAIPGIFAAIPFAIWFFLAIEGAAMAAEEAKDPKRTIPKAYVSGILTLVFLAIGVMVMAGGVGDWRQLSNINDPLPQAMKAVVGNNSSWMHMLVWIGLFGLVASFHGIILGYSRQFFALARAGYLPQSLAKLSRFRTPHRAILVGGVIGIAAIYSDGLVNLQGMSLTAAMITMSVFGAIVMYIISMLSLFKLRRSEPNLERTFRAPGYPIVPGIALALALVCLVAMAWFNTLIGLIFLGFMVAGFIYFQLTASQRSQAPADAMLTGD
- the exaC gene encoding acetaldehyde dehydrogenase ExaC, producing the protein MRYAHPGTAGAIVSFKAKYGNYINGEFVAPVDGQYFTNTSPVNGKPIAEFPRSNAKDIDKALDAAHAAADAWGSTSVQARSLILLKIADRIEQNLETLAITETWDNGKAVRETLNADIPLAADHFRYFAGCLRAQEGSAAEIDGNTVAYHIHEPLGVVGQIIPWNFPLLMAAWKLAPALAAGNCVVLKPAEQTPLGICVLMELIGDLLPPGVLNVVHGFGKEAGEALATSKRIAKIAFTGSTPVGSHIMKCAAENIIPSTVELGGKSPNIFFEDIMQAEPSFIEKAAEGLVLAFFNQGEVCTCPSRALVQESIYDEFMQAVMKKVEQIKRGDPLDTDTMVGAQASEQQFDKILSYLEIAKQEGAQLLTGGQVQKLDGDLSSGYYIQPTLLKGNNKMRVFQEEIFGPVVSITTFKDEAEALAIANDTEFGLGAGLWTRDINRAYRVGRAIKAGRVWTNCYHLYPAHAAFGGYKKSGVGRETHKMMLDHYQQTKNLLVSYDINPLGFF